Part of the Rissa tridactyla isolate bRisTri1 chromosome 3, bRisTri1.patW.cur.20221130, whole genome shotgun sequence genome, CCAGTAATGTCTTGAGTATTCAAtcttttgatttgttttatttttcagtctgggTATGAGATTCCCCGTTCCACAGTTCAAGCATTGAAACTTTCAGCCTGAACAAGTAAGATTTATAAACTgcagtttctttgtatttaatGTTAGATGTAAGTAgtaattaagaaaacaaataaccttaaaaagaaaatgtcttttcaaaaaaCAATGCATTATAATTGCTGTATTTACGTTCTAGTTATATAATATGTCTATTTATTAACATTGTAAAACGTCTTGCtctaaaacactttttaaaggtagcctttacagagaatttttattaaaaaaatctctatttcacCATATTACAGATTGAAAATTTTGCATTAATaattttttctgataaaatatttttctgaatggGGTATTTCTCATGTTAgctattttataataatttctaCGGTTTATTCCAAAATACTGCAGATAATGTCAGACTTGTAAAGACCACCTTCTCTCATTCCCCCACAATTATACAGAAGCTTTAGTTTTATAAATTATCCCTGAAAAAGCCTTGTTTACTGTAGTATTCAACCTCTAAAAAACTTAGAGGAATGACAGTCCAGTTTTATGTTGACAAGTGAAGGTTAATCAATGTCCCCAATATTTAGTTTAAAATTTCACATGATGAAATTGCAAATTtgcaaaaaatggaaaattctcaAAATGCAGCTCTTTCTGGAGAAATATTTGTGGCACATACACATCTTCCCACAAAAGACATTCCCATGACTACCCTCGTTATTACTATTATGTCTCAGACCTCTCCTAGGTtttgtggaaggaaagagaacaGAGCTGCCCGACTGAAATGGGGCTGTCCCTAATGATTCCAATTTACTAGCATCAGGACAGAGCCCCACCTCATTCCTATAACATCTTTCTTTTATCTCCTTACTGCCTCTACAATGCTGTTACCTACCTTCAACtggctattaaaaaataattttggccaGATATTCTTGGCTAGCTTGGGAGCTGAGAATCTGTGCCTTTCTCCAAGCTGCACACAGATAAATATCACAGATATACAGTCCTTCTGATTAGGGCTGCTTGCATGCCCTGACACTGATTCTTAGCCATCCCAATCACAAAGCACAGAAGCCTGTTTGGGGATGTTTTCATCCTGCCATGTGTTCAGGACTGCCTACGAGCCTGAGCATTAAATGTAACTCGTTTGACTGTTTTAGTCTTAAAATGACTGCAATAATGTCTAAGTACTTCATACGTGTTGTGTTTGGAGAATCAGATTATATTTGTCATGACCTACATGAACTTGCCAAGGTCTTGTAATGCAGATCCAGAAATATGAAACCATATTTAGACATATTAgtaaataatataattttcaaaagcaattccTATTGAAACTTTTAATATGTTTCTGTGATGCCAGCCAACATCTCAGGCATATTACCTTCATACCCATACTGATACATTCTGCACTGCACCTTTTTTTACCAGAAACCTTCTATCCATTCACAGAAACTTTTACAAACTTTTCTACGTTCCTACTAAGACCTCACCATTTCCAGAGTACTGTTTGTACCTGTGCAGATATTAGCCACTCAGTGCACCACAAAAGCGTGCATTCAATACTGAAGGACAGTTTATGTGTCAGCTACTGTATGAGCTAGACTTATTCTAAGAAACTGAATTCTCTCTTCTCAGTGGAATTTATAGAAAGCAACAGAGTACATCTCATTCAAAGAATGGGAATGATCACTGTCAAGCAAATAGCAGATGGCCTTTTGGCCTGCAATGTCATGTCTTATGAGGAAGTGAATACCATTGCCTGTGAAAGGGTTGAACAAGAAGCCTCAAGAATGATGATTTACATGATTTTGAATAAGGGTTCAGAAGCCTGCAATATTTTGGTTAAGTCACTTGAGAAACACaacccttttctctttcatgacCTGCAAGGATATTGTAAGTATTAATGGTTATATTTTTGTCTTCTAGTCAGGAGCTCaattataacagaaaaaaaaaaacacatgaaaaacttGCGGTGCACTCATTTTTATGACAGTCTTATAATTCTGTAGTTTAAGTAAATTCTAATTCAATCTGTACGGTCTAAATTGTTTAATCTGAGAGAGGAAGACAGCGAACACTAAGAAATTTTACAAACGTTAAGACACAAAAAAGAGGGGAAACCCAAATCCAGTGAAAAACTCTGAAAGGGTGAAAATCATCTGTGATCAGGTAGCTGAAGTTCAGGCGGTTAAACGCATCCCATCACTTGTTTATGATAAGTGAGTTGTGGGCGAGCTGAACACTGAATTAGATCAGTTCTATGGACAAAATTGTATAAAATTTAATGGGGATATGTAATGAGTTTTTCAAATATAAACCTCTTCCCTGTGACTGAAACTACTTGTGCACAGGCTGCAAGTTTGTTGTGTTGTTAAAGGACTTACTGTATGAATGTAACGCATACACCTTCAGTAACGAAGCATTTCCCTAAAATAGGTTTCCCCGATTTCCTTCAGTTTGTGGGACCGTGTTTCCTTAGTCCACCTGCTTCAAAAGTCTGATCTTGAAATACATGTCTGACTCAGCCCTGTCCCTTAGTCTAcataaatgcactttaaaaagcaGTGCATACAAACCTTCCAGGACTCCCTTTAGAAGCTGGGTTTCTGTAAGCTTCAGACTTCCTAGACCTTACTACGTTTTATTATGTGTATGATTGAAGGTTCAAATAAGCTTGCCTCCAAACCGTATGAAAGCAACTCTTAGACTAACCCAAAGTAACAAAAATGCAAATGacatagtttaaaaaatgaactggATTAAAAGTTCATTTGGTCCAACTGTCAAAAACTGTTACTGATTTACAAATCTCTCTCTTAATACTCTTAATACCTTTCATGTGTATATAAATGCTGCCTTTCCATATTAAAACCTTATTACATAAAAAACTCATACTCTCATCATGCATTTGCACATGTAAACTTTCCTATGCTTGCGTGCAAGCTTGCATTTTTGGAATCCAATGCATGAATAGGATAAGTCCAAAAGGTCCTCATATAAGGAATGAAGCGGAGCCAGATTGATATCTGCAGACTACATGAATCTCCTGCACAAGGAGTAACTACAGCCCTTATCAATTTAGTCTCACCTAGACAGTGGACAATAAATACATCTCATGCCTCTTCTTTACTGCTGTTTCATTGATTTAGCAAGTACATTCAGGCAGTTCTTCCAAAAGTCATGAAATTTTAATCGTCAAACTCATTGACTATTTAATTCACTGATACGTGATGTGTTTGCCTTAGGTACTACCAGGCAAGTGGAACAAGATAAATTAAATGACTTGATTCAGGATTTAAAGTATGTGTATCTatcttcagcttttcaaaaatatCATCCTCTGGGTAGCGATATTGACATAATTTTTGATTTGGGAACTGCCTATACCGACATCTTGCTGTGGAAAAAAGATATACATAATAGCAGGAAAGGGCAGCTGACGCTAAATGTCCTGCTGGAGGAACTGAAAAATCCCTGCATTATAGAAGGAGAAGCTGGCAAAGGAAAAACAACTCTTCTAAAAAGAATTGCGGTACTCTGGGCTTCTGAAAATtgctctgctttgaaaaaattccaatttgttttctttatcagcCTGACTAGCACAAGAGGTGGAATTTATGAGACTGTCTGTGATCAGCTTCTTTTTGAACAATACCCCATCTGCAAACAAGATTTCATGAAAATGCTGCTAGCACAAAGACAAAGGGTTCTTTTTCTGTTAGATGGGTACGATGAATTCAAACCCCCAAACTGTCCAGAGATAGAAGCAATGATTAAAGAAAACCACAAATTCAAGAACGTGGTTATTATTGCTACCAGGACTGAGTCTATCCATAAAATCAGACAGTTTGGGTCATTGATTGCTGAAATAGGAGACCTATCGGAGGAGAGTTGCAAGAAGCTCATTAAAAATGTCTTGACAAATAAGATGGCTGATGGCCTGTTAAACCAGCTTACAGAGGCCACTTCCATGAAGAACCTTATGAAGACACCACTCTTTGTCATCATTGCTTGTGCCATCCAAATGGGTGAAAGTAATTTTCATCCAAGCACCCAGACTCTACTTTTCTCTACTTTGTATGACTTGATGGTGGAGAAAAACAgatacaaaacaaaagaaataacagaaaatcatATTATGCTGAGCATAAGTCATTGTGGAGACTTAGCTTTAGATGGAATATTTGATCAAAGATTTGATTTTCAGTCTGAGGATTTAGCTGACATAAAAGAAGAAGTCCTGCTAGCTTCAGGTCTTCTCAATAAATACACAGCTCAAAGACTAAAGCCAACATATAGGTTCTTTCATAAATCATTTCAGGAATACACTGCAGGCAGAAAACTTTGCGAACTACTGACATCCTCCCAAGAAGCAGAGGTGAAGAAAGGGTATAGTTATCTACAGAAAATTAATACTATTTCCGATATTACTAATACTTATTTCAACTTGCTCCTCTACACTTGCGGATCCTCTCTAGATGCCACTAGAATAATTTTGGACTTACTGAAAAGAGTTGATCAGCATAGAGATATTTCTGAAAAGAATCTGgctttggaaagagaatacacaaaaaaatcagaaaatataacagaaaaggaagatttaaaaagaaCTGATAAGGATATTTTTGCGGAGTGtgtcattaatttcttttatgaAAGTTCTTCAAAATCAGCCTTGAGCAGAGATTTTGAAGAGTTTTTTTatgataaaagtattttcattaatacTCAAAATATCCCAActtatttctctgatttttttagaTACTTACCAAATTGTCTTAGTGTACTAGGACTCATTAAGTTAGATTTTTTTGGAAATTACTCATCAAATAAGGAAATAGACCATGGGAATGTGGAAGATCTTCAAATTAGTTCACTTAAAACTTACATTCCTGAAAAGGCTGTCTCCTTATTCTTCAACTGGAACCAGAGTCTCAGATCTTTAGAAATTACACTGCAAGATTTCAACAAGTTAAAGAAACGTGATATTAAATATCTGGGTAAAATATGTTGCTCTGCTGAAAGCCTCAAGCTGCACATCAGCAACAGTGCTGGTATCACAGGAACATTGAAAGAAGTCCTTGAAACCTGTAAAAACCTACAAGATCTTACTGTGGAGTCCACTCCTCTTACTGTGGAAGATGAGCAACAGATCACAGCCATGACAAAGCTGAAAACCTTACATATAAGAGATCTGCAAAGTGAAAATCTAGAAGGTACAGTATTACTGGCACTAAATGAGATCTTTTAGGTAAATGTGGATGAGAAGGTAAAACAAAGGGGCTCGTGGCTGCCTTGTATATGGAAGATGCCTGGTTTTGATCAGTTTAAGAAATGTTATGTTGCAAGAATGCAATTCTATATTCATGGTGAAAGTGACTGCAGTTATGTAAATTTACTTATGTTATTTAGTTGTGTAAGTCAGGTCTGGCCTTTGAATTCCTGTAAGTTGCCATTTCTTTATATTCTTGGTTCTTGCTACACAAAGGCCTTTGAATTCGTGTAAGTTGTCATTCCATCATATCCTTGGTTCTTGGTacacaatatattaaaaaatctgttttttagtAAGATACTAGATGGGAGAAGAAATTTTACAACTCTGGTGCAAATAATTCACAGTAAATGACATAACATCTATAGGCTAGCTAAACTCTGTAAGTGCCATGGGATACAGCATACCATCACTTTAACTTAGTTCTCGCAACATGCCAATGTGTTCAGCAGCCAAATAAGAGTGTTGTAGCCTAATCTAGACCTGTAACATTGGACAGAAATTTTCCCTCATTGCTTCGTACATCTCTGTCATAATTTCTGGGTAagcatttttttgaaagaaatctaGTTCTGAGGTTAATATCTAATATGATGGAAGACCTGCAGTAACTTTTCATAAGTCATTCCCATAATTAATTAAATGGATGATTCTATCTTGAgtaattgttttctttgaaaattacaATGGCATAATAAAGAGTGTAGTAACTATAGCGTAGTATGCTCCAGACGTGCCTGAGGTGAAGGATTCTGCAATTAGGATGAGGGACATGTATTTCGTTATGCTGTGAAACGCACATATGGGATCCTTCGACGCTTTGTTGAAGGTCATTGTTAGACCAGGGCACTAGTGGAGGATGGGTACATCTGCTGCTGCACTGTGCTCTGAGCTTTTCATCATTCAAGCTAGCCATGAATGCACCTTGTCTTGAGAAATGTACACAAGTACTGATAGTACCAAATCTCAGAGGCAGGTGCTCATGAGTCAGCAAAGTACTCTTCTAGTGACAAAGACTAAGCACGTAGTGGGCTGTGTTAATACCAGCATACCCTGGGAAGTGATTATTCCCTTCTATTCTGCTCTCTTGAGGCCAAATCTGGAGTATTATGTGCAGTTTCTGGCTGCCCAGTATAAAAGAGATACTAGCAATCTGGTTAGAGTCCAATGGAGGGCCACTAATGTGGCTAGGGAGCTGGTACACCTAATACACAAGGAGAA contains:
- the NLRC4 gene encoding NLR family CARD domain-containing protein 4 isoform X1, which produces MEFIESNRVHLIQRMGMITVKQIADGLLACNVMSYEEVNTIACERVEQEASRMMIYMILNKGSEACNILVKSLEKHNPFLFHDLQGYCTTRQVEQDKLNDLIQDLKYVYLSSAFQKYHPLGSDIDIIFDLGTAYTDILLWKKDIHNSRKGQLTLNVLLEELKNPCIIEGEAGKGKTTLLKRIAVLWASENCSALKKFQFVFFISLTSTRGGIYETVCDQLLFEQYPICKQDFMKMLLAQRQRVLFLLDGYDEFKPPNCPEIEAMIKENHKFKNVVIIATRTESIHKIRQFGSLIAEIGDLSEESCKKLIKNVLTNKMADGLLNQLTEATSMKNLMKTPLFVIIACAIQMGESNFHPSTQTLLFSTLYDLMVEKNRYKTKEITENHIMLSISHCGDLALDGIFDQRFDFQSEDLADIKEEVLLASGLLNKYTAQRLKPTYRFFHKSFQEYTAGRKLCELLTSSQEAEVKKGYSYLQKINTISDITNTYFNLLLYTCGSSLDATRIILDLLKRVDQHRDISEKNLALEREYTKKSENITEKEDLKRTDKDIFAECVINFFYESSSKSALSRDFEEFFYDKSIFINTQNIPTYFSDFFRYLPNCLSVLGLIKLDFFGNYSSNKEIDHGNVEDLQISSLKTYIPEKAVSLFFNWNQSLRSLEITLQDFNKLKKRDIKYLGKICCSAESLKLHISNSAGITGTLKEVLETCKNLQDLTVESTPLTVEDEQQITAMTKLKTLHIRDLQSENLEGGLIDGIKKLVNAEGLVLYRISMDEDDAKKFAEGIRNLRKLRLLYMNHLTAIGDGITCIVRAVSDELSELEEIQLVNCCISSDAVEILAHNLCNLPKLNVLDLSENYLEKKGKDAIHRLVDGLSVLPGMKVLMLPWGDDVKVCLTKLLELLETMPQLTKLGLWKWSLTDVEVRILGNFFEKEHLQNLQHLDLAMNCVTSDGWLSFMQPLISLKKLVSVDFSSKQDWVPASLLVCKLSQVLTTLNYLKEIKVTGWKFDCHDLGLINDAKINCRKQFQLVYS
- the NLRC4 gene encoding NLR family CARD domain-containing protein 4 isoform X3, with translation MEFIESNRVHLIQRMGMITVKQIADGLLACNVMSYEEVNTIACERVEQEASRMMIYMILNKGSEACNILVKSLEKHNPFLFHDLQGYCTTRQVEQDKLNDLIQDLKYVYLSSAFQKYHPLGSDIDIIFDLGTAYTDILLWKKDIHNSRKGQLTLNVLLEELKNPCIIEGEAGKGKTTLLKRIAVLWASENCSALKKFQFVFFISLTSTRGGIYETVCDQLLFEQYPICKQDFMKMLLAQRQRVLFLLDGYDEFKPPNCPEIEAMIKENHKFKNVVIIATRTESIHKIRQFGSLIAEIGDLSEESCKKLIKNVLTNKMADGLLNQLTEATSMKNLMKTPLFVIIACAIQMGESNFHPSTQTLLFSTLYDLMVEKNRYKTKEITENHIMLSISHCGDLALDGIFDQRFDFQSEDLADIKEEVLLASGLLNKYTAQRLKPTYRFFHKSFQEYTAGRKLCELLTSSQEAEVKKGYSYLQKINTISDITNTYFNLLLYTCGSSLDATRIILDLLKRVDQHRDISEKNLALEREYTKKSENITEKEDLKRTDKDIFAECVINFFYESSSKSALSRDFEEFFYDKSIFINTQNIPTYFSDFFRYLPNCLSVLGLIKLDFFGNYSSNKEIDHGNVEDLQISSLKTYIPEKAVSLFFNWNQSLRSLEITLQDFNKLKKRDIKYLGKICCSAESLKLHISNSAGITGTLKEVLETCKNLQDLTVESTPLTVEDEQQITAMTKLKTLHIRDLQSENLEGGLIDGIKKLVNAEGLVLYRISMDEDDAKKFAEGIRNLRKLRLLYMNHLTAIGDGITCIVRAVSDELSELEEIQLVNCCISSDAVEILGNFFEKEHLQNLQHLDLAMNCVTSDGWLSFMQPLISLKKLVSVDFSSKQDWVPASLLVCKLSQVLTTLNYLKEIKVTGWKFDCHDLGLINDAKINCRKQFQLVYS
- the NLRC4 gene encoding NLR family CARD domain-containing protein 4 isoform X2, giving the protein MEFIESNRVHLIQRMGMITVKQIADGLLACNVMSYEEVNTIACERVEQEASRMMIYMILNKGSEACNILVKSLEKHNPFLFHDLQGYCTTRQVEQDKLNDLIQDLKYVYLSSAFQKYHPLGSDIDIIFDLGTAYTDILLWKKDIHNSRKGQLTLNVLLEELKNPCIIEGEAGKGKTTLLKRIAVLWASENCSALKKFQFVFFISLTSTRGGIYETVCDQLLFEQYPICKQDFMKMLLAQRQRVLFLLDGYDEFKPPNCPEIEAMIKENHKFKNVVIIATRTESIHKIRQFGSLIAEIGDLSEESCKKLIKNVLTNKMADGLLNQLTEATSMKNLMKTPLFVIIACAIQMGESNFHPSTQTLLFSTLYDLMVEKNRYKTKEITENHIMLSISHCGDLALDGIFDQRFDFQSEDLADIKEEVLLASGLLNKYTAQRLKPTYRFFHKSFQEYTAGRKLCELLTSSQEAEVKKGYSYLQKINTISDITNTYFNLLLYTCGSSLDATRIILDLLKRVDQHRDISEKNLALEREYTKKSENITEKEDLKRTDKDIFAECVINFFYESSSKSALSRDFEEFFYDKSIFINTQNIPTYFSDFFRYLPNCLSVLGLIKLDFFGNYSSNKEIDHGNVEDLQISSLKTYIPEKAVSLFFNWNQSLRSLEITLQDFNKLKKRDIKYLGKICCSAESLKLHISNSAGITGTLKEVLETCKNLQDLTVESTPLTVEDEQQITAMTKLKTLHIRDLQSENLEGGLIDGIKKLVNAEGLVLYRISMDEDDAKKFAEGIRNLRKLRLLYMNHLTAIGDGITCIVRAVSDELSELEEIQLVNCCISSDAVEILVDGLSVLPGMKVLMLPWGDDVKVCLTKLLELLETMPQLTKLGLWKWSLTDVEVRILGNFFEKEHLQNLQHLDLAMNCVTSDGWLSFMQPLISLKKLVSVDFSSKQDWVPASLLVCKLSQVLTTLNYLKEIKVTGWKFDCHDLGLINDAKINCRKQFQLVYS